The DNA segment agaccgtaagcccgtcgaagggcagggattgtctctatctgttgccgacttgtccattccaagcgcttagtacagtgctctgcacatagtaagcgctcaataaatactattgaatgaatgaatgaatgacttccagaagcagtgtggggtagtgggtagagcccgcatctgggagtcagaaggtcatgggttctcatcccgccgctctcacttttctgctgcgtgaccttgggcaagtcacttcacttctctgggcctcagttcgctcctctggaaaatggggattgagactgggagccccacttgggacagggactgagtttaacttggtatccaccccagcgcttagtacagtacctagcatataGTAGCGAGGCTcggggaaagaccccgggcttaggaatcagagttcgtgggttcgaatcccggttctgccacttgtcagctgtgtgactgtgggcaagtcacttcacttctcggcgcctcggtgacctcatctgtaaaatgggggttaactgtgagcctcacgtgggacgacccgattacccggtatctaccccagcgcttagaccagtgctctgcacatagtaagcgcttaaatgccaacattattattcttgtctgtccgtctcccccgattagaccgtaagcccgtcaaacggcagggaccgtctctatccgttgccgacttgttcatcccaagcgcttagtacagtgctctgcacatagtaagcgctcaataaatactattgaatgaatgaatagtaagcgcttaacaacaaatactattattatgattattatctcaggcccaaactctatccgctaggcctcgctgcttccccgggtgcagagcgctgtgctgaacgcttgagagagagtccaatagaatgaacggatacgttccctgcccgcggcgagctggCGGTCTAGAGGGTCCTGCTTCCCAAGCACCTcctctgagcagagcaccgtaccgatgcgggggagggggctggagggggtggcGAGTGTCACAGAGACCGTCCAGTTAGCAGGCCCGCCCCCTGACcgctcggcccggcccccgggccgccggcccggcccctccaggTGTACGTCCTCAAGCGTCCGTTTGTGGATGAGTTCCTGCAGCGGGTCAGCCAGATGTTTGAGTGCGTCCTCTTCACCGCCAGTTTGGCCAAGGTGAGACCTACCCCCCCGCccacctgtcccccctcccctcgggaTGCCGACCACTGTGGCTGATGTACTGACCAGGTGGGCGCCCCCAGCCGGCcctggggccccgccccccgctcagATGACCCCCCCCGGCCGATCTTTCGGATCAGAGCGGggaccccggccggccccggtctcccctccggccgcccccccggTACGCTGACCGCTGCGGTCGGCCTAGCGGAAGAGCCGGGGGGACCCCGGCCGGCCCCTGTctcccctccggccgcccccccggTACGCTGACCACTGTGGGTGGCCTGCTGGACCGACGGGCGGCCTCAGCCGGCCCcggtgatccccccccccccctcggtaCGTTGACCAACGTGGCCAGGCTTTTGGAGGGACCCCGGtgacccctccgccctcccctcagTGTGCTGACCGCCGTGGCCAACCCGCTGGACCGGTGGGTGGCCCCGGCCCACCCCggtcccccctccaccctcccctcgcTCGCACTGACCACCGCGGCCCATGTCCTGGTCCCGTGGGCCGCCCCAGAGAGCTCTGGGTGTTCCTGCCTCCTCCGCTGGGAACGCCGACCACTGTGGCCGACGCACTGGGACCggtgggcggccccggcccgccccggtgACCCCCTCCCCCGCGCTCCCCCCAGTACGCCGACCCCGTGGCCGACCTGCTGGACAAGTGGGGGGCCTTCCGGGCGCGGCTCTTCCGAGAATCCTGCGTCTTCCACCGAGGGAACTACGTCAAGGACCTGAGCCGGCTGGGCCGGGAACTGGAGCGGACACTCATCCTGGACAACTCGCCCGCCTCCTATTTCTTCCACCCCAACAACGCCGTGGGTACCGGGCCGTGgcggggtgggcacggaggtctgggggtggggcccgggcggggcagggggacgatgatgttggtgaagcgcttaccacgtgccaggcactgtactaagcactgggaaagatacaagatcatcaagttggacacagtccctgtcccacgtggggctcgcagtcttcatccacgttttacggaggagagaaccgagaggcgaagtgacttgcctgaggtcacacggcagagagtaataatcgtaataataattctggtatttgttttgttcagcgcttaccctgtgccgggcactgtactgagcgctggggtcgagacaagcaaatcgggatgggcgcggtcctcgtcccacgtggggctcacagtccccattttccagatgaggtcaccgaggcccagagaagtgaagtgactcgctcaaggccacccggcagacaactGCTGCtttatgaaaagcagcgtggcttggcggaaagagcccaggcttgggagtcagaggacttgggttctaatcccggctccgccgcttgcctgccgtgtggccttgggcaagtcacttcacttctctgtgcctcagtgacctcatctggaaaatggggattaggtcgtgagccccacctgggccaacctgattaccttgtaccccaaccccagtgcgtagaacagcttggcacatagtaagcacttaacaaataccataactattattattaactgggagaGCGATGTGTCTTGGgagaaagcgcccgggcttgggagtcagaggtcatgggttcgaatcccggctctgccacttggcagctgtgtgactgtgggcaagtcgcttcacttctctgggcctcagttccctcatctgtaaaatggggatgaagaccgtgagcctcccgtgggacaacctgatgaccctggatctcccccagcgcctagaacagtgctctgcacatagtaagcgcttgacagataccaacattatcattaatcccggctctgccccttgtcagctgtgcgactttgggcaagtcgcttcacttctgcgtgcctcaattacctcatctgtaaaatggggattaaggcgttgagccccatgtagggcaacccgataaccttgtatctaccccggcgttaagcacagtgcttggcacatagtaagcacttaacaaataccttcattattattattattattaactctggtccttctgacttccaggctcgggcCGTAGCCACATTGCTTCAAGAGGGACTGtagtggtgggggggggtcccgggctgggttggaggggaCCGGGAGGGCTGGGAGGGTTGGGGACGGGGTCCCCTGGGTCCTGAGTccagaggagtggggaaggagggggcccaAAACCTGGACCGGGGGAAGGTCAGACCTTACCCTCACCCCCCGTGGTTAGGggaaatcagtccatcagtggtatttattgagcacttactatgtgcagagcactgtactgagtgcgtggaaagagtacagtactgcagagtgggtggacacattcctgggaatcgggggacccgggttctgatcctcactccgccacttgcctgccgcatgACCTCGACCAAGTCCCTTACCGTCACTCAGCTTCCTCAGTCGGCGAAATggggagcagcttggctcagtggaaagactaactgtgagccccacgtgggacaacccgattcccctgtgtctcccccagcgctcagaacagtgctctgcacatagtcagcgcttaacagataccaacattattattattattattaaagagcccgggctggggagtcagaggtcatgggttcgaatcccggctctgccccttgtcagctgggtgactgtgggcaagtcgctttacttctctgggcctcagtgacctcatctgtaaaacggggattacgattgtgagccccacgtggggcatcccgattaccccgtatatcccagcgcttagaacagtgctctgcacgtagtaagcgctgaacggataccgacattattattattatttgatcccctttccccttcttccccttagcCCGTGAGCTGCCGCCATGGGACAGGGCCGGACTCCCATCCGACCGTCCCGCATCCGCCCCCGCgccgctcagcgcagtgctcggcccctCGCGAGCCCCTCCCcaacgcccccgccccggccacctCCGCGCCCCCATCGTCGTTCTCCTCCCCAGGTGCCGGTGGCGTCGTGGTTCGACAACATGGCCGACACGGAGCTCCACGACCTCCTGCCGTTCTTAGAGCGGCTGAGTCACGTGGACAACGTATACTCCGTGCTCAACCAGCCAAGGACTAGCAGctagtggggggggtggggggggggctggggcggggggcaccctccctccccctccccccggccactcgatgcccctctcctctccctccaacttccctcctcctccctccctttttttacACGAATCTTTTAAATGCTGTGCCATCGGCCGAaagcccccgcccctccagacCTCAGCTCGGGGCCGGGAGGAACTGGGACACCCGATCCCGGCTTCTCTTCCGGCCTCCACTCTGTGCCTTACCCCCGTCCCCGGGGGGCCGCCGGAGGGCGGGGAAGCCTTGCGGCCCGCGCTGTCCCGTCCCCGCCCGGGTTCCCTCCTCTCACTGCCAAACTGGGGCGGGGGCTTTCTGTCGACGCTTCCCCGTGCCCGGCCCACCCCTTCccggagagttgggggggggggtcaaaggtCCCGaagtgcctcctcctcctcttcctcctcctcctcccttcagtctGGCCCCGTCtgggccaccctccctcctccgggccttgAGGACGGGGGCTAGCCGCCAGGCTGACCAAGCCTCCCGTCCTCTCccgcgggccccccgccccgtctgCCTTAACCGGTTGCCCCTCCAACTCCTCCTGTGGTGCcttggggcttttttttaatcagtggCCCGTTCATCGCCGTGCTGGGCTGTgccatataaatatgtatatgtgtgtatatagatTTTTAGGGAACGGGacggtcggggggtggggagagagctcgggcctagggCGGTGCGACAGGAAggattcttaaaaaaaacaaaaaacacattttCTAAGTGGGACAAACTGCCCCCAGCCTCCTATCCCAGCTGGGGGCTCTTCCGGTCCCCCAGGGGTGGTTTGGTATCCGCCCATTGAACCCTGACCTCTCCTACGAATGCCTTCCCTCTCCTACCCCTTTCCCAAAGTCTCCCCGACTTTGGACACGCGTGGGTTTAGGGGTCGGGTGGGGGTTaggcccttctcccccctccccccgcccgccgcccggccctccATTCCTTAGGAGAGGCTCAGGAGAGGTTCGCCCTGTCCTTGCTGCATTTTCCCGCCGCCCCTTCCGTCCCCAGCCGGGAGGGAGCTGGGTGCTACTGCCAAGGGACCAGGGCACTGCCATGTCTGCGGGGTCCCcacctggggggtgggaggtgggggggggcgggagtagggggaggggaggggggctgattAAAGTGCCTTTTGTGGGAACAAGAGCCTCACGCTGTGATGTGCCAGACCTAAAGAGAAAGCGTCTCCTGCTCCCAGCCTCTGCCTACTtatttgggggggagagggagggggagagatacagaggggagagatgggaaagggggggagagatagagaagagggaaggggaatagaggggaaggggagagagggaaggggaatagaggggagggagagggggaaggggaaagagagggaaaaggggagaaaaagtaGGAGAGCGAAAGTTGGGGAGCTTCAGTGATtggccttgttctccctcctaccactagGGGACGCTGTGTTCCCtgtgcgcccctcccccccccccatcttatttatcatcatcaattcattcaatcgtatttattgagcacttactatgtgcagagcactgtactaagcgcatggaatggacaattcggcaacagatagagacgatctctgcccagtgacgggctcacggtctaaaaggggtagacagcagagcaaaacagaacaaaacaaaaacaacatcgtcaagataaattcattcattcattagtatttattgagcgcttactatgtgctgagcattcattcattcaataagatttattgaatgctatgtgcgggccactctactaagggcttggaatgtacaatttggcatcaatggcaacccaacgcttagaacggtgcttcgcacctagtaagcgcttaacaaatgccattattattacttactgagcgcttactaggttcaagcactctactaagagctcgggagaataCACCCCACCAGCTTGGCTCagcggatagaacccaggccaaggacctgggttctagttccggctccgccactcgtctgctgggcgaccttgggcaagtcacttcacttcaccgttcctcggtgacctcatctgtcaaatgggacggggagccccctctgggacagggattgggtccaatctgattgacttgcatctgccccagcgctagagaagcagcttggctcggaggaaagagcccgggctggggagtcagaggtcatgggttctaatcccagctctgccacttgtcccttatgtgacctagggcaagtcacttcgcttctctgagcctcagttaccgcatctataaaatggggattcaaactgtgagctctttgcaggacagggactgcgtccaactcggtttgctcggatccaccccagcgcttagtagagtgcctggcgcagcgtggctcagtggaaagagcaagggcttgggagtcagaggtcatgagtttgaatcccggttctgccacttgtcagctgtgtgactgtgggcaagtcacttcacttctctgagcctcagttccctcatctgtaaaatggggattacctgtgagcctcaagtgggacaacctgattaccctctatctaccccagcgcttagaacagtgctcggcacatagtaagcgctttacaaataccaacattagtagtagtagtagtaagcgcttaacaaataccaaatacgaTGACTCCACGCCCCTGCCTCGGCCCCATCCCGCCCCCACGGCCCCGGCTTTGTAGCCCAGTGGCTGGCAGCCGCGGGAGTCCCGGGAGAAGGTGCCctgcccccgcccagctggccacAGCCGACGtgacccctctcttcccccggggaggggagggtgacccCAACACGGCCAGGGATGCGAGCAGCCAGCGGACACACATCGGTCAGTCCGGCTGACCAGGTAAGTGccccgccccggggagggggctggactgGATGACCCCTTGACGTCCCTCCGGCTCGGCGTCCTCCCTACTGGCCGGCCAGTGCCCTCGGCCCACAGACCCCTCCCCGTCTGCCCCAGCTCCCGCCTGCTTCTCCCCTTGGGCTCACAGCCCCCTCACCGTCTGCCCCAGATCCcgcctgcttctctccccctgcctccggctCTCAGACCCTCACCAtctaccccaactccctcctgcttttctCCTTCCGGCCCTCAAACCCCTCATCATCTGCCCCTAGTCccacctgcttctcccctccgGTCCTCAGACCCCCTCATcaccatcatattattattatggaatttcctaagcgcttagtgtgtgccaggaactgtcctaagcgctggggtggatacaagcaaatcgggttgggcacagtccctgttccagtctCAATCaccttttgacagatgagctcactgaggcctggagaaatgaagtgatttacccaaggtcacacagcagacagtggcagggcaggattagaacccatgacccattagactcccaggcccgggctgtgctCCTGCCTGCTCCTTCCCTCAGGCTCATTGACTCCTCACCGTCTACCCCAGTTCCCGCCTGCTTCTCCCCTCAAGCCAGGTCTCTGAATCTCAACCCATCCCCCTAGTAGATGCCACCTGAGGCttcgagcctgggaggcaggaagcctgggttctaatcccaacccgtcaaacggcagggaccgtctctatctgttgccaacttgttcatcccaagcgcttagtacagtgctctgcacatagtaagcgctcaataaatactattgaatgaatgaatgaactcttccactgacctgctttgtgacctcgggtgagtcacttcgcctctctgggcctcagtttcctcatctttgcaaTAAGAAACCCATTCTCCACTTATGGATTGGGACGGGTCTGTGTGGGAGGGGGCCCGTGTCAACTCACATTCTTTAAACTGAccctagcacttaacacagtgcttggcacaccgtaagtgtttcattcattcattcattcactcgatcgtatttatggagcgcttactgcgtgcggagcactcttctaagcgcttggaaagtacaattcggtgtgcttctccagaaatcaatcaagtttactgagcgcttaccgggtgcagagcactgaactaagcgcttgggagaggacaattgaacagtgctcggcacatagtaagcgcttaacgaataccctcattattaattGAACAGTTCGTAGGCccgttcttgcccacaaggagcttacagtcttgagggggagacagacatgaatcagTAAATGAAGGATAAGGatctaagtgctgcagggctgagggagaggtgagtaaattcaatcatatttgttgagcgcttaccgtgtgcaaagcactgtactaagcacctggaaaagtacaataaaacaactgacgcattccctgcccacgagctcacggtctaaagggggagacagacattaatagaaataaataaatagattaaataagtaaattagagatctatacctatgtgctgtggggagggtgaatgaagggaactcgtgggcagggaatgaatctgtttctattttactctcccttgcgcttagtacagtgctgtgcacacggtaagcgctcaataagtatgactgaatgaatgaatgcgttctCGACCGGGAGTCGAAGGGCAGTCAGGCACCCCTTCCCGCTCCTCCGCGAATCCCATCGACGTCACCGACGGGCCGGGCTCAATATCGGATGGCGAGACCGGGTCACGGGCAAAGAGGTTCTGGACGGCGGTCAGTTACCGCGGCGTCCGAGATCCCCTCGTCTGAACACGGCTCTGGCGGGGCGGCACCCGCGGGGAGACCGAGCCAAGGCGGGAGATCCCAAGACCCACCAGGCGGACACCCAAGGGATCGGAAAACCGGGAGGAAGCGTTCGAGGGACGCGAAGCTTAGCGCGGCGGCCCAGCCGGAAACTGCAAGTCAAACCGCTTAGGACAAACTAATGTGACACACGCTTATGAGGTAAGAAGTGTCCCTCTGAGCCAAACCTTCGTGAGGAAAGAgacgaggaggcaaaagagaaaacaaaaccaGGCACTGCCAACGTTCGATAAGACAACCCAACGAGGGATGGTGTTTTTTAGGTCCAGTCTGGCTGGGACTTTGGGTCTTGGGTCCTGCACACTTATGCTCACAGGGgaactttttcctttttaataatacttgttaagcgcttagcccgTCAGTCggaattatcgagtgcttactgtgcgcagagctctgtgataagcgcctgggagaggacaatacaacaataaaggtaAGAAGCGGCCCTCTGAGCAAAAGCTTCGTGAGGAAtgagaggcaaggaggcaaaagagaaaacaaaaccaGGCACTGCCAACGTTCGATAAGACAACCCAACGAGGGATGGTGTTTTTTAGGTCCAGTCTGGCTGGGACTTCGGGTCTTAGGTCCCGCAGACTTATGCTCACAGgggaactttttcttttttaataatacttgttaagcacttagcccggcaatcgtatttattgagcgcttactgtgtgcagagctctgtggtaagcgcttgggggaggacagtataacaataaacagacacattccctgcctacactgagcttGCGGTTCCGGGCACTGCACCAAGGTAGATTGTTTGTATCTGCccgagcgtttagaacagtgcctggcacacagtaagtaagcacttaacaaatgccatacttacTATAcaagctgtgagcccgttgttgggtagggatggtctctatctgttgctgaattgtactttccaagcgcttagtacggcgctctgcacacagtaagagctcaataaatacgactgaatgaatgaatagtgaggtTGGACCTGGTCCTTAtcatacgtggggctcacaggcttaatccccattttacagaagagggaactgaggcacagagaagtgaggtgaggttgccCAGTCATCCAGCacagaagtggtggaggcaggattagaacccaggtcctcctgactcccaggcccatgctctatccactaagccacgctgcttccctgtgtgtaTAGCACGCAggaaatgcctaataaataccattactattacttgaTACCCGGAAAtgtaaatgatgataataaattgtggtatttgttaagctctttccaggcactgtactaagcgctggggtggatacaaggtatggGGTCGGACGCAGGCCacgtaccacatagggctcacggtcttcatcctcactttacagatgaggaacccgaagcccagagaagtgaagtgacttgtccaaggtgatacagcagacaagcagcagagctggaattagaacccagatccttctgacttccaggcccgtgctctatccgctaggccgtgccgcttctcagatGGAAATGGTTTCACGGATTTGGCAGCCCGGAAAAGCTCATCGAGATCCCGAGCCGGCTTCGCGGCCTCCTGGCTGGCGGGGGCCCCGTCTGAGCCGGGGCTGGTAGAGTGAGGCGGGGAGGTTGTGGGGGGAACAGGCCCGGTCACCTGGGtctaggcagagaagcagcgttggctcagtggaaagagcccgggcttgggagtcagaggtcatgggttcgaatcccggctctgccccttgtcagctgtgtgactatgggcgagtcacttcgcttctctgtgcctcagttacgtcatctgtaaaatggggattgaaactgtgagccccacgtgggacaacctgatcaccttctaccccccagtgcttagaacagtgctctgcacatagtaagcgcttaacaaataccaccattattattcattcattcaatagtatttaatgagggcttatattattattatgatctagacagcaagcccattgtgggtggggaacgtggctgtttttgctgtattgtacactcccaagtgtttagaaataataataataataataataatgatatttgttaagtggttactgtgtgccaggcacttatctaagtgctgggggggatacaagatcatcagcttgtcccacatggggctcacagtcttcatccctattttacagatgaggccactgaggcacagtgaagtgaagtggcttgcccagcgtcacccagcagacaagtggcggagccgggattagaacccacaacctctgactcccaagcccgtgccctttccactgagccacactgcttcttttagtacggtgctctgcacacagtaagtgctcaataaatacgattgaatgaatgaaagacggcggggggaggggaacccAGGGTGAGCCGGTCCCCAgggtcaagtgcttagtccagtgctctgcacatagtaagcgctcaataaatactattgaatgaatgaatgaatgatgaagtaAGGCAGCGATGTACACGGAGACCTGGCCTGGTCAGCCGGGTCTAAGCAGCCATGATGGAGGGGCAACGACCGGTCTGAGCCAGTCCCTGGGGCCGATGGAGTGaggcaggggtaataataataataataattgtggtatttgttaagcggttactatgtactaggcaccgtactaggtgctggggtagatacaggccaatcaggttggacacaatctctgtcccgcatgggcctcacagtcttcatccccattttacagatgagggaactgaggcccagagaagtgaagtaatcatgttggtatttgttaagcgctcactatgtgccgagcactgttttaagcgctgggggagatacagggccctcgggttgtcccacgtgaggctcccagtcttcatccccattttacagatgaggtcactgaggcccagagaagtgaagcgactcgcccacagtcacacagctgacaagtggcagagccgggattcgaacccatgatctctgactcccaagcccgggctctttccactgagccatgctgcttctcccaaggtcacacagcagacaagtggcagagtcgggattagaacccgtgacctcctgactcccaggcccgggctgtattcaCTACGCCATGGGGCCGGGCCTAGTCGGACGGGTCTAGGCAGCCGCGATGGGAGGCCGTGCGGGACGAGAAATCGCTCTGATCCGGTCCCCGGGGCCGATGGAGTAAGATagggatggctcagtggaaagagctcgggcttgggagtcagaggtcgtgggttctaatcccaactcctccacttgtcagccgtgtgactttgggcaaattcattcattcattcaagtcattcaatcgtatttattgagcgcttactgtgtgcagagcactggactaagcgcttgggaagtacaattcggccacagatagagacaattcct comes from the Ornithorhynchus anatinus isolate Pmale09 chromosome 1, mOrnAna1.pri.v4, whole genome shotgun sequence genome and includes:
- the CTDSP1 gene encoding carboxy-terminal domain RNA polymerase II polypeptide A small phosphatase 1, coding for MDGSAVITQLSREEVRSPLRGKGDPTQAPSTKPRRRRIWKYFCCLCPKDPDTPHPVNNNPPLLVEENGTVPKAGGKQLLPEASSQDASKICMVIDLDETLVHSSFKPVNNADFIIPVEIDGIVHQVYVLKRPFVDEFLQRVSQMFECVLFTASLAKYADPVADLLDKWGAFRARLFRESCVFHRGNYVKDLSRLGRELERTLILDNSPASYFFHPNNAVPVASWFDNMADTELHDLLPFLERLSHVDNVYSVLNQPRTSS